GGCTTCGGGAGCCATAAAACTATAGGGATACCAGCTGTTATTAGTTGCCTGAGGTGCATATAGCGCCATACCGGCTATTTTAAGATATTGCTGCAAAGAAATGATATCCTGCGCGCGACCTCCTCTGCCATGAATCAATAACAGCGCCTTATCAGTTTCCGTAAATGGCTTACCTGCCTTTATGAATTGTTTTTGATGCGTGTACATTTGAGCTTTATTAAACCTGTTAAGAGTTAGGATACCTACTCGCTTACGGAAGTAGGTATCTACATTTGCAACAGATACTGATCTGATCAGCACCTTCAGCTTAAGGCAGGAAGAACCTTCTCCAGTTGAGCCCTATAAGGCTCATATTGAGCGGGTAATTTCAAACCTTTTCCCAATTCGTCCACCGTCTCGTCATTGGCAAAGCCCGGGTTATCCGTAGCTATTTCAAAAAGCACACCTCCTGGCTCCCTAAAATAGAGCGAATAGAAATAGTTTCTATCGATCTTTTCGGTGATCTGTAAACCAGCTTCCAAAACTTTCTGACGATAGTGCATCAAAATCTCTTCATTTTCTACCCGGAAGGCCACATGATGTACCGATCCTCCTGCAACATGACCAACTCCCTCTCCAGGAGCTTCTACAATGTCCACTATATGGGCATTTTCAACGGTATCAGTAACGAAACGGTAGCGGTTTACATGCTCGTCCAGCAGATGATATCCTAAAATGTTAGTAAGCACCTCTGCCGTAGCGTCTTTTTTATTTGTAGTAATGGTAATATGGTGAAAACCTCTCGTTGCAAAAGCTTCGCCAACCTCCTCCGTTATCCACGGTTTACGGTTATCCGCTATCTTTGGCACGGT
This Olivibacter sp. SDN3 DNA region includes the following protein-coding sequences:
- a CDS encoding ring-cleaving dioxygenase; the protein is MEKKIKGIHHITAIAGDAKKNYDFYTGVLGLRLVKKTVNFDDPETYHFYFGDEVGTPGTILTFFPWQGISSGRRGSRQVTEIGYAVPEGSLDFWIKRFEEHNVTYNKVAEKFGEQYLTFLDPDGLKFELTVPKIADNRKPWITEEVGEAFATRGFHHITITTNKKDATAEVLTNILGYHLLDEHVNRYRFVTDTVENAHIVDIVEAPGEGVGHVAGGSVHHVAFRVENEEILMHYRQKVLEAGLQITEKIDRNYFYSLYFREPGGVLFEIATDNPGFANDETVDELGKGLKLPAQYEPYRAQLEKVLPALS